From Paenibacillus polymyxa, the proteins below share one genomic window:
- a CDS encoding LysE family transporter: MPFIPFLSYVLVTSFTPGPNNIMSLDSARRLGLKRAFPFLLGITAGCFAIMLLACYFNLALYHFLPRVKIWMNVLGSLYMLYLAVKIAKSKSTSEDNDHNEGYSFKSGLLLQFINLKIILYGITVISTFVMPYDVSYMTMITISLILTCIGFVAVMCWAIFGAMFQRFLNKYERSFNIIMALLLLYSALSIWI; encoded by the coding sequence ATGCCGTTTATTCCATTTTTATCTTATGTACTGGTTACTAGCTTTACGCCAGGCCCCAACAATATTATGTCATTGGACAGTGCCAGGCGGTTAGGTTTGAAGAGAGCTTTTCCATTCTTACTGGGAATAACAGCAGGCTGTTTCGCTATTATGCTGTTAGCCTGCTATTTTAATCTAGCTTTATATCATTTCTTGCCTCGGGTTAAAATCTGGATGAATGTTCTTGGTAGTCTGTACATGCTTTACCTGGCAGTAAAAATAGCAAAGAGCAAATCTACTTCGGAGGATAATGACCACAATGAAGGATATTCCTTCAAATCGGGACTGCTGCTGCAATTTATCAATTTAAAAATCATTTTGTATGGTATTACGGTCATTTCAACGTTTGTAATGCCGTATGATGTGTCATATATGACAATGATAACGATCTCGTTAATCCTGACCTGTATTGGTTTTGTAGCTGTCATGTGCTGGGCGATTTTCGGCGCCATGTTTCAACGCTTTTTGAATAAGTATGAGCGCTCCTTCAATATCATAATGGCCTTATTGCTCCTTTATAGCGCACTATCTATATGGATTTAA
- the lpdA gene encoding dihydrolipoyl dehydrogenase, whose translation MEVKMSMIPGGKKGKASKNHVQLGQNVSFGDVLLEVETGKGVREITANVEGSISKIHFEEGDEVSSNQALFTIEAATEEGTSTVESQAIKVEQPTVDKNVDLLIIGAGPGGYVAAIYAAKKGIKVALVEKEELGGTCLNVGCIPTKSLVKSSEICHHIKESSLFGIHAGTDLQVDMKQVIRRKDEIKGKLISGIDYLMEKNNIEIIRGQAAFLSATQVSVKGQRHYQVTAKDIIIATGSKITKVNIPGINLPFVMNSTDALASTELPKSITIIGGGVIGMEFAFIYRNFGVEVHVVEFMDRLLTMVDSDISEEIKHSAENAGIHIHTQSKVSKIQQADDGQAIVTYENKQGEHLLVSEKVLVAIGREPNLDGLDIEQAGIQRNERGKGITVNEYMRTNVEHIYAIGDVTDIMQLAHVASHQGITAIDAIMGGSEGMHYAAIPNVIFTSPEIASVGILEDQCKQEGMDFRVSKVSFSSNGKALTMNESEGFIKLIKDNVSQKIVGGSIIGPDASSLISSLTLAIANELTEQQIMQTVFAHPTTGEVIHEAAFGLSIGALHQA comes from the coding sequence ATGGAAGTTAAAATGTCAATGATCCCTGGAGGAAAAAAAGGGAAAGCTAGCAAAAATCACGTCCAGCTCGGACAGAACGTTTCCTTTGGGGATGTACTTCTTGAGGTTGAGACAGGCAAAGGTGTTCGAGAAATTACAGCAAATGTTGAAGGAAGTATCAGTAAAATCCACTTTGAAGAAGGCGACGAAGTATCCTCTAATCAGGCCTTATTTACAATTGAAGCTGCTACCGAAGAGGGGACGTCTACAGTAGAATCACAGGCTATCAAGGTGGAACAACCTACAGTGGATAAGAACGTGGATTTGCTAATTATTGGAGCCGGACCTGGAGGGTATGTGGCAGCAATTTATGCCGCTAAAAAAGGAATAAAGGTGGCCTTGGTGGAAAAAGAGGAATTGGGTGGCACCTGCCTTAATGTAGGTTGTATTCCAACTAAATCCTTGGTGAAGTCTTCTGAGATTTGTCACCACATCAAGGAATCGTCTTTGTTTGGTATTCATGCGGGAACAGATCTTCAAGTCGATATGAAACAAGTCATTCGTCGTAAAGATGAGATCAAAGGAAAGTTGATTTCGGGTATTGATTATTTAATGGAAAAAAATAATATTGAAATTATTCGCGGTCAAGCTGCCTTTTTATCTGCCACACAAGTAAGCGTCAAAGGACAACGACATTACCAGGTTACAGCAAAAGATATCATTATTGCGACAGGCTCCAAAATTACCAAAGTGAATATTCCCGGCATCAATCTTCCTTTTGTAATGAATAGCACCGATGCCCTTGCCTCTACTGAACTACCAAAAAGTATTACGATTATTGGCGGTGGTGTGATTGGTATGGAGTTTGCCTTCATTTATCGTAATTTCGGCGTAGAGGTTCACGTGGTAGAATTTATGGATCGTTTGTTGACCATGGTTGACAGTGATATTTCAGAAGAAATTAAACATTCGGCAGAAAATGCTGGGATTCATATCCATACCCAATCCAAGGTATCTAAAATCCAACAAGCGGACGATGGACAGGCTATTGTCACCTATGAAAACAAACAAGGTGAGCATTTGTTAGTTAGCGAGAAAGTGCTTGTTGCAATCGGACGTGAGCCCAATTTGGACGGACTGGATATTGAACAAGCGGGTATCCAGCGCAATGAGCGTGGGAAAGGCATTACTGTTAACGAATATATGCGTACAAACGTCGAACATATCTATGCGATTGGTGATGTGACGGATATTATGCAGCTTGCCCATGTCGCCTCCCATCAGGGGATCACGGCTATTGATGCCATCATGGGTGGATCGGAAGGTATGCACTATGCTGCCATTCCCAATGTCATCTTCACTTCACCCGAAATCGCAAGTGTTGGTATATTAGAGGATCAATGCAAGCAAGAGGGAATGGATTTCCGTGTAAGCAAAGTTTCGTTCTCCAGCAATGGGAAAGCATTAACGATGAATGAATCGGAAGGCTTTATTAAATTGATAAAGGATAATGTGTCACAAAAAATTGTGGGTGGATCGATCATTGGTCCAGATGCATCATCTTTAATCAGTAGCCTGACATTGGCGATTGCCAATGAACTGACGGAGCAGCAAATCATGCAAACCGTTTTTGCTCATCCAACGACAGGAGAAGTGATTCACGAAGCCGCGTTTGGCCTTAGCATTGGAGCGCTCCATCAAGCGTAA
- a CDS encoding Ger(x)C family spore germination protein, with protein MCRQSTLSLLLAFILLVTQVGCWSSKEVEELSIYTGLALDQGELSPLEQDLEKKGSRYFKKNKITASVQIVPKKSSGSTNQQGSGGGQELNYVNIASTGDSLLEIFRQLSLRLDRPVIGHHLKVIVVSTELAKQQTMQQLMDFVLRDNDIRPSCMVFLSKERAAKTLVTKYTGEIPSIHILNMLRNHFRTSKVMKGVNLSELDGLMHSKKSYILQNIIESEGELEFSGAGIIKGETGHWIGTLGQQDVESIGWIKGDVEGGAVKTYDKRNEAITYEIKSVKSKITTKVADDDDISFHVKIESKGRLIENWDEKVDPTETRNMKEAELEFEKQVTRRVKSLMHKLQSEYKVDVAGFGDHLKIEEPQVWKKVKDDWDYKFSKIPVTFDVKLTITDLGSSAE; from the coding sequence ATGTGTAGACAATCTACCCTATCCTTACTGCTTGCCTTCATTCTTCTGGTGACTCAAGTCGGCTGTTGGAGTAGCAAGGAAGTGGAGGAGCTTAGCATATATACAGGATTGGCTCTCGATCAGGGAGAGCTCAGTCCATTGGAACAGGATTTGGAGAAGAAAGGCAGCCGTTATTTCAAGAAAAACAAAATTACGGCCAGCGTACAAATCGTCCCCAAGAAATCATCTGGAAGCACAAACCAACAAGGCAGCGGCGGTGGACAAGAACTAAACTATGTAAATATAGCTAGTACTGGAGATTCTTTGCTTGAAATCTTCCGACAGCTCTCTCTTCGTTTGGATCGTCCCGTTATTGGTCACCACCTAAAAGTCATCGTGGTTTCCACCGAACTGGCAAAACAACAGACGATGCAGCAATTGATGGATTTTGTGCTACGTGATAATGATATTCGTCCGAGTTGTATGGTTTTCTTAAGTAAGGAACGAGCAGCCAAAACCTTAGTTACCAAATATACGGGCGAAATCCCATCCATTCATATTCTGAACATGCTTCGTAACCATTTCAGAACCAGCAAGGTAATGAAGGGAGTCAATCTGTCTGAATTGGATGGGTTAATGCACTCCAAAAAAAGCTACATACTGCAAAACATTATTGAGTCTGAGGGTGAATTAGAATTTTCAGGGGCTGGTATTATTAAAGGAGAAACTGGCCACTGGATCGGTACTTTGGGACAACAAGACGTGGAAAGTATTGGATGGATTAAGGGTGATGTTGAGGGCGGAGCTGTCAAAACGTATGACAAGCGAAATGAAGCCATAACTTATGAAATCAAATCGGTAAAGAGCAAAATAACAACTAAAGTGGCCGATGACGATGACATCTCTTTTCACGTAAAAATTGAATCCAAAGGACGTTTAATCGAAAACTGGGATGAGAAGGTAGACCCAACTGAGACGCGAAACATGAAAGAAGCTGAGCTAGAGTTTGAAAAACAAGTGACTAGAAGGGTTAAATCTCTTATGCACAAATTACAATCCGAATATAAAGTCGATGTTGCTGGTTTTGGTGATCACTTGAAAATTGAAGAACCACAGGTGTGGAAAAAAGTAAAAGATGATTGGGATTATAAATTCAGTAAAATCCCTGTAACCTTCGATGTTAAGCTAACCATTACGGATTTAGGTTCCTCAGCCGAATAG
- the treC gene encoding alpha,alpha-phosphotrehalase has translation MEAMNKALIPQDQDWWRKSVVYQVYPKSFNDTTGKGTGDIRGLTQKLDYLQGLGVDIIWLQPVYVSPQRDNGYDVADYCRINPDYGTMQDFEELSQEIRARGMHLMIDIVVNHSSTEHVWFQQARLSKDNEYRDYYIWRDPAPDGGPPNNWISKFGGPAWQYDEATNQYFLTLFDKTQADLNWENPKVRQEVVNVLEFWAEKGVSGFRLDVINLISKDRQFSDDDGSTAPGDGRKYYTDGPHVHEYLHELHEKVFSTYNSVTVGEMSSTSLDHCIRYSNPDRKELSMTFNFHHLKVDYPNGQKWELMPYDFEMLKRLFSDWQIGMQQGGGWSALFFNNHDQPRAISRFLDDGEYHVESAKLLATTLHGLQGTPYIFQGEEIGMPNPQWSDIEEFRDVESLNMYRILQEQGKSAEEALDIIRERSRDNSRTPMQWDNTRNAGFTTGTPWIKVDERYPHINVQSQLEDPDSIYNHYRKLIHLRKTVQVITDGDYQRLDEAHPQVYAYQRSNEQETLVVISNFSGQDVQFRIPDSFYSSLDNQAGVAAELLIGNTQHAPHLNQVVSLTPYASYMWIVR, from the coding sequence ATGGAAGCAATGAACAAGGCTTTAATTCCTCAAGATCAAGACTGGTGGCGCAAATCGGTCGTCTATCAGGTTTATCCCAAAAGCTTTAACGATACGACGGGCAAAGGAACCGGTGATATAAGAGGTCTGACACAAAAGCTGGATTATCTGCAAGGACTGGGTGTTGATATTATCTGGTTGCAGCCTGTATATGTCTCGCCACAGCGCGATAACGGGTATGATGTAGCCGATTATTGCCGGATTAATCCTGATTATGGAACAATGCAGGATTTTGAAGAATTGAGCCAGGAAATTCGGGCGCGTGGGATGCACTTGATGATCGACATCGTGGTTAACCATTCTTCCACAGAACATGTCTGGTTTCAGCAGGCGCGGCTTTCTAAGGATAATGAGTACAGGGATTATTATATCTGGCGTGACCCAGCACCCGATGGAGGACCTCCGAACAACTGGATTTCCAAGTTTGGTGGACCAGCTTGGCAGTATGACGAGGCGACAAACCAATACTTCTTGACACTGTTTGATAAGACGCAGGCGGATTTAAACTGGGAAAATCCCAAAGTTCGCCAAGAAGTTGTTAATGTGCTGGAGTTTTGGGCTGAGAAGGGAGTTAGTGGCTTCCGACTTGATGTCATTAATTTGATCTCCAAGGATCGGCAATTCTCGGACGATGATGGAAGCACGGCTCCTGGGGACGGGCGTAAGTATTATACGGATGGTCCGCATGTGCATGAATACCTTCATGAATTACATGAGAAAGTATTCTCAACATATAACAGCGTCACTGTAGGGGAGATGTCCTCCACCTCACTGGATCATTGTATCCGTTATTCCAATCCAGACAGAAAAGAATTATCTATGACCTTTAATTTTCATCATTTGAAGGTGGATTATCCTAATGGGCAAAAGTGGGAACTCATGCCTTATGATTTTGAAATGCTGAAAAGGCTATTTTCGGATTGGCAGATTGGCATGCAACAGGGTGGCGGCTGGAGTGCATTGTTTTTTAACAATCATGATCAGCCAAGAGCGATCTCTCGCTTTTTGGATGATGGTGAATACCATGTGGAAAGCGCCAAGCTACTGGCCACCACGCTACATGGACTTCAGGGAACACCTTATATATTTCAAGGTGAAGAGATTGGAATGCCCAATCCGCAGTGGTCAGATATTGAAGAATTCCGTGATGTTGAATCGCTGAATATGTATCGTATCTTGCAGGAGCAAGGCAAAAGCGCAGAGGAAGCGTTGGATATCATTCGAGAGCGGTCCCGTGATAATTCGAGGACACCGATGCAGTGGGATAACACCCGCAATGCAGGTTTCACTACAGGCACGCCTTGGATTAAGGTAGATGAACGATATCCACATATCAACGTTCAGTCCCAGTTAGAGGACCCGGACTCGATCTACAATCATTATCGTAAGCTGATTCATCTGCGTAAGACGGTACAGGTCATCACCGATGGCGATTATCAACGCTTGGATGAAGCCCATCCTCAGGTCTATGCCTATCAACGCAGCAATGAACAGGAGACTTTGGTCGTCATCTCTAATTTTAGCGGGCAGGATGTACAATTCCGTATACCGGATTCATTTTATTCATCATTAGATAATCAAGCAGGGGTTGCGGCTGAGCTTTTAATCGGTAATACCCAGCACGCTCCGCATCTAAATCAGGTGGTCTCTTTGACTCCGTATGCTTCCTATATGTGGATTGTTCGTTAA
- the treP gene encoding PTS system trehalose-specific EIIBC component, protein MAIERAQVEDIIKAVGGKDNIEASTHCVTRLRFALYDDKLVDKEALEQNDLVKGQFSSQGQYQVVIGPGLVDKVYDEMISITGGSRASKDDVKNAASKKQNPIQRAIKTLADIFIPILPAIVTAGLLLGINNILTGNGVFFEGMSLVQVYPQWTDFAAIINTIASTAFTFLPALIGWSAVVRFGGSPLLGIVLGLILVHPDLLSAYSYADAVTKGTVPVWDLFGWHVNKIGYQGQVLPVLVSAYVLAQIEKFLNKKIADSFKLLLVAPITLLITGFLAFTVIGPVTFMIGNAITTGLVYVFDLAPALGGLIYGGFYSLLVITGMHHTFLAVDVQLIGTQGGTFLWPMLALSNIAQGAGALAMMLVLKEQKGKGLALTSSVSAFLGVTEPAIFGVNIRYKYPFVFGMIGSGIAGILLTVNHVLASSIGVGGIPGFLSIFPNNWGVFFIGMAIVLIVPFALTFMYGKLLNKRRQTPATAANDSIRKNLDQQNSALDVLEVKTPVLGHVVPLEQVPDPAFAERQMGQGIAVEPKDGRILAPFSGKVIHIMVKSKHALILEHPTGVQILVHVGINTVSLKGEGFTMHVETGQTVEQGQLLMEFDRELIQKSGYPIITPVIVPDGQNMIESVEELPGEANDLQYVLMRIHLNSSSNKTD, encoded by the coding sequence ATGGCGATTGAAAGAGCACAGGTGGAAGACATTATAAAAGCCGTTGGTGGTAAAGACAACATAGAGGCCTCTACGCATTGCGTAACTCGTCTGCGATTTGCCCTGTATGATGATAAGCTGGTCGATAAAGAAGCACTCGAACAAAATGATCTGGTCAAAGGTCAATTTTCTTCACAAGGACAGTATCAGGTCGTGATTGGTCCAGGTCTGGTGGATAAGGTATATGACGAAATGATCTCCATTACAGGAGGCAGTCGGGCTTCTAAGGACGATGTTAAAAACGCCGCTAGTAAAAAACAAAACCCGATTCAGCGTGCCATCAAGACGCTGGCAGATATCTTTATTCCGATTTTGCCCGCGATCGTGACTGCAGGTTTATTACTTGGGATCAATAATATTTTGACAGGAAATGGAGTCTTTTTCGAAGGAATGTCTCTGGTTCAGGTCTACCCTCAATGGACCGACTTTGCAGCAATCATTAATACCATTGCCAGCACTGCTTTTACATTTCTACCTGCCTTGATTGGATGGTCGGCTGTTGTCCGGTTTGGCGGTAGTCCTTTACTCGGGATTGTACTAGGCTTGATTCTGGTTCATCCGGATCTGCTAAGTGCATACAGTTATGCGGATGCCGTTACCAAAGGAACCGTTCCGGTGTGGGATTTGTTTGGCTGGCACGTGAACAAGATTGGTTATCAGGGACAGGTTCTACCCGTTTTGGTATCCGCTTACGTGCTCGCACAAATTGAGAAATTCCTCAATAAGAAGATAGCGGATTCATTTAAGCTGTTGCTCGTAGCTCCGATTACATTGTTAATTACAGGATTTCTTGCATTTACAGTGATCGGTCCGGTTACTTTTATGATTGGTAATGCGATTACGACTGGTCTTGTATACGTTTTCGATTTGGCTCCTGCGCTGGGTGGCTTGATTTATGGAGGCTTTTACTCCTTGCTGGTCATTACGGGAATGCACCATACTTTCCTGGCGGTGGACGTGCAATTAATTGGTACGCAGGGTGGCACGTTCCTATGGCCGATGCTGGCACTGTCCAATATCGCTCAGGGGGCCGGAGCACTGGCCATGATGCTGGTATTGAAGGAGCAAAAGGGAAAGGGATTGGCTCTTACCTCTTCTGTGTCTGCTTTTCTGGGTGTGACCGAACCTGCCATATTCGGGGTGAATATCCGGTATAAATATCCGTTTGTATTTGGAATGATCGGTTCCGGTATCGCAGGTATACTGCTCACCGTAAATCATGTGTTGGCTTCTTCCATTGGTGTAGGAGGGATTCCAGGCTTCTTATCCATTTTCCCAAACAACTGGGGCGTATTCTTCATCGGGATGGCGATCGTATTGATTGTGCCGTTTGCTTTAACCTTTATGTATGGGAAGCTGCTCAATAAGCGTCGTCAGACTCCAGCTACAGCAGCTAATGACTCCATACGGAAAAATTTGGACCAACAAAATTCTGCACTGGATGTGCTTGAAGTAAAGACTCCGGTACTAGGACATGTTGTGCCATTAGAACAGGTTCCTGATCCGGCTTTTGCCGAACGGCAGATGGGGCAAGGAATTGCAGTGGAACCGAAGGATGGTCGGATTCTTGCCCCTTTCAGTGGAAAAGTCATTCACATCATGGTGAAAAGCAAGCATGCCTTGATTTTGGAGCATCCGACAGGTGTACAGATACTGGTACATGTAGGAATCAACACGGTGTCATTGAAGGGAGAAGGATTCACCATGCATGTGGAGACAGGTCAAACCGTGGAGCAGGGCCAGCTACTGATGGAATTTGACCGTGAGCTGATTCAGAAATCGGGATATCCCATCATTACACCGGTTATTGTCCCCGATGGGCAGAATATGATTGAATCAGTTGAGGAATTGCCGGGTGAGGCGAATGATTTGCAATATGTCTTAATGAGAATTCATTTGAATTCTTCATCAAACAAAACGGATTAA
- a CDS encoding OsmC family protein, producing the protein MLTTFKATAKKLPEGLQVEAQSRGFKIVMDEPEDFGGTDKAMNPVEALLCALGACQSIVVAAFAEGFGFSYEEFHVELEGDLDPDGFMGLADVRCGFQEIRFAMHFKTTESQEKAEAFAAFVEKTCPVGDCLANGVKLVQAGVVRH; encoded by the coding sequence ATGTTAACTACATTTAAAGCTACTGCAAAAAAATTACCTGAAGGGTTGCAAGTGGAAGCTCAATCCAGAGGGTTCAAAATTGTGATGGATGAGCCTGAAGATTTTGGTGGAACCGACAAAGCGATGAATCCGGTTGAAGCACTTCTGTGTGCGCTTGGTGCATGTCAGTCGATCGTTGTTGCTGCTTTTGCCGAAGGCTTTGGGTTCTCATATGAAGAATTCCATGTAGAGCTGGAAGGAGATTTGGACCCGGATGGGTTCATGGGGTTAGCGGATGTTCGATGTGGATTTCAGGAAATACGTTTTGCCATGCACTTTAAAACGACAGAGAGCCAAGAAAAAGCAGAAGCTTTTGCAGCGTTTGTCGAAAAGACCTGTCCGGTTGGGGATTGTTTGGCTAATGGGGTTAAATTGGTACAAGCAGGCGTAGTCAGACATTAA
- a CDS encoding helix-turn-helix domain-containing protein yields MMENINLILSKNLKHLRNERKLSLDKLADLTGISKTMLGQIERGESNPSITTVWKIANGLKISFTALISEPPADAIVVPKSKVQVLEESNHYRLYPFFPYEGNRNFEIYTVEIEPGGELSSAPHREGTEEFITVFEGEMVVKVSEETYTVKAGDSIRFKADRPHIYYNLGETLVRMNMIIYYSV; encoded by the coding sequence ATGATGGAGAATATTAATTTGATTTTAAGTAAAAATCTAAAGCATCTAAGAAATGAAAGAAAATTGAGTTTAGATAAATTAGCTGACCTGACGGGGATCAGTAAAACGATGCTCGGCCAGATTGAACGCGGAGAATCTAATCCTTCGATTACAACGGTATGGAAAATTGCGAACGGTCTGAAAATATCATTCACTGCTCTGATTAGCGAACCGCCTGCCGATGCCATAGTCGTTCCTAAAAGCAAAGTACAAGTGCTTGAAGAAAGCAATCACTATCGCTTGTATCCGTTTTTCCCCTATGAAGGAAATAGAAATTTTGAGATCTATACCGTAGAGATTGAACCAGGTGGGGAACTGAGTTCTGCCCCACACCGTGAGGGTACTGAAGAATTTATTACCGTATTTGAGGGTGAAATGGTGGTAAAAGTCAGCGAAGAAACGTACACGGTGAAAGCCGGAGATTCGATACGCTTTAAAGCAGACCGTCCGCACATATACTATAATTTAGGAGAAACCCTGGTAAGGATGAATATGATCATTTATTACTCTGTATAA
- a CDS encoding sugar O-acetyltransferase: MSMKTEKQKMLDGELYVAADPQLTSEREYARRCVRLFNQTTEADSEYREKLLKELFGSTGENISMEPNIRCDYGYNIHVGQNFYANFDCTILDVCEVRIGDNCFLAPGVHIYTATHPIDPFERIAGPEYGKPVTIGNNVWIGGRAVINPGVTIGNNVVVASGAVVTKDVPDHMIVAGNPARIIKQVEIS, translated from the coding sequence ATGTCTATGAAAACGGAAAAACAAAAGATGCTGGATGGGGAACTGTATGTAGCAGCTGATCCTCAATTAACGAGTGAAAGAGAGTATGCGAGAAGATGTGTACGTCTCTTTAATCAGACGACTGAGGCGGATAGTGAGTACCGTGAAAAGTTACTTAAGGAGCTTTTCGGTTCCACAGGTGAAAATATAAGCATGGAACCCAACATACGCTGTGACTACGGATACAACATCCATGTTGGGCAAAATTTCTATGCCAACTTTGACTGTACCATTTTGGATGTATGTGAGGTGCGTATTGGAGATAATTGTTTTCTGGCTCCGGGAGTCCATATTTACACAGCGACTCACCCCATTGATCCATTTGAACGAATTGCTGGTCCAGAGTATGGAAAGCCTGTAACAATTGGCAATAATGTATGGATTGGCGGCAGGGCAGTTATTAATCCCGGTGTTACGATAGGTAATAACGTCGTAGTGGCATCAGGAGCAGTCGTAACCAAAGATGTTCCAGATCATATGATTGTAGCTGGGAATCCGGCACGAATAATCAAGCAAGTTGAAATCTCCTAA
- a CDS encoding MFS transporter translates to MNPRIVRNILFLLFALPGVAFASWVSRTPVIRDILHVSTAEMGIIIFGLAAGSLLGLLSAGNVISRIGGRSVILGSALLIVIGFVIVGLGTAFSLTSIVFVGLVIFGGGYGTAEVALNVEGSAVENQLNKTLLPAFHGSFSLGTLVGAVIGSGAAALHIPVVIHFGAMAAMIATVTLYLYRYLPHDTGKEKVTSTHKVGSNIKVQLAVWKERRILLIGIIVLGMAFAEGAANDWLPLTMVDGYGVDSLTGSYMYGLFVAAMTIGRFTGGFILDKYGRVPVLKGSAVLAAVGITLVIWGQHDLLAGLGILLWGLGASLGFPVGLSAAGDNPCGAAVRVGAVATIGYIAFLVGPPGLGLLGEHVGLLHALIVVLIGVIVAGLISGAARPVGTNEKNEIKI, encoded by the coding sequence ATGAATCCTAGGATAGTTCGTAATATTTTATTTTTGTTATTCGCTCTACCGGGTGTAGCTTTTGCTTCCTGGGTGTCCCGCACGCCTGTCATACGGGATATTTTGCATGTCTCGACTGCCGAAATGGGTATTATTATTTTTGGATTAGCCGCGGGTTCCTTATTGGGATTACTTAGTGCGGGCAATGTTATTTCTCGTATAGGTGGACGGTCGGTCATTCTGGGAAGTGCGCTTTTGATTGTGATTGGTTTTGTCATTGTAGGGTTGGGAACTGCATTTTCGCTCACGAGCATCGTGTTTGTTGGTTTGGTCATCTTTGGTGGTGGCTATGGCACAGCAGAAGTAGCTCTTAACGTCGAAGGTTCTGCGGTAGAAAATCAGTTGAATAAAACGCTCTTGCCCGCCTTTCACGGTTCGTTTAGTTTGGGGACCCTTGTAGGGGCTGTCATCGGTTCTGGAGCAGCTGCACTACACATACCTGTTGTGATTCATTTTGGAGCTATGGCTGCCATGATTGCCACGGTAACTTTGTATTTGTATCGTTATTTGCCCCACGATACAGGTAAAGAAAAGGTTACTTCTACGCACAAGGTTGGATCTAATATCAAGGTTCAGCTTGCTGTCTGGAAAGAAAGGCGAATCCTACTGATTGGTATCATCGTGCTCGGGATGGCGTTTGCAGAAGGGGCCGCGAATGACTGGCTGCCGCTAACGATGGTAGATGGTTATGGCGTGGACTCCTTAACAGGCTCCTATATGTATGGGCTATTTGTGGCAGCGATGACCATTGGACGTTTCACGGGTGGATTTATACTGGATAAATACGGCCGCGTCCCTGTGTTGAAAGGAAGTGCTGTCCTGGCTGCTGTGGGTATTACTCTAGTGATCTGGGGGCAGCATGATCTCTTAGCTGGATTGGGTATCTTGCTGTGGGGGCTTGGAGCTTCACTTGGTTTTCCTGTAGGCTTGTCTGCTGCCGGAGATAATCCTTGTGGTGCAGCTGTCCGGGTAGGAGCCGTAGCCACAATAGGTTATATTGCCTTTTTAGTGGGACCTCCGGGATTAGGGCTTTTAGGTGAACATGTGGGTCTCCTGCATGCTTTAATTGTAGTGCTCATTGGCGTTATTGTTGCTGGTTTGATATCGGGTGCTGCCCGGCCCGTGGGGACGAATGAAAAGAATGAGATTAAAATATAA
- the treR gene encoding trehalose operon repressor, translating to MTKNIFLQIYQEYSGRIQTGELAPGSKMPSENELAREYDTSRETVRKALHLLAQNGYIHKIKAKGSFVLDIGRMDFPIGGLVSFKEMSERIGRKSQTIVHENQLIPVPDDIATHLEIDKDKYLVWKVIRAREIEGECVILDKDYFRSDIVPVLTEEISRESIYEYLEGELHLPISYAKKIVSVEDADEEDRKLMDLQNYTHVVVVRNYVYLEDTTLFQYTESRHRLDKFQFVDFARRSHGEERKSEFLS from the coding sequence TTGACTAAGAATATATTTTTGCAAATTTATCAAGAGTACTCGGGACGAATCCAGACAGGCGAATTGGCTCCTGGTTCGAAAATGCCCTCTGAAAATGAATTGGCCCGGGAGTATGACACTTCTCGTGAGACCGTGCGTAAGGCACTTCACTTGCTTGCACAAAATGGGTATATCCATAAAATAAAGGCTAAAGGATCTTTTGTTCTGGATATAGGACGGATGGATTTTCCCATAGGGGGATTGGTCAGTTTCAAAGAAATGTCTGAGCGTATTGGGCGTAAATCACAAACGATTGTTCATGAAAATCAGTTGATTCCCGTTCCAGATGACATAGCTACTCATCTTGAGATTGACAAAGACAAGTATTTGGTCTGGAAAGTCATTCGTGCACGTGAAATAGAAGGTGAATGTGTCATACTGGATAAAGACTACTTTCGATCAGACATTGTCCCCGTGCTTACCGAGGAAATTAGTCGTGAATCTATCTACGAGTACCTGGAAGGGGAGCTCCATCTTCCAATCAGTTATGCTAAAAAGATCGTTTCTGTAGAAGATGCAGATGAAGAAGACCGTAAGCTGATGGACCTCCAAAACTATACTCATGTGGTTGTAGTCCGTAACTATGTTTATTTGGAAGACACCACATTGTTCCAGTATACCGAATCAAGGCATCGGCTGGATAAATTTCAATTCGTCGATTTTGCCAGACGTTCTCATGGTGAAGAGAGAAAATCTGAGTTTTTAAGCTGA